Part of the Sinorhizobium sp. BG8 genome, AAAGCCGGACGTGATAAACGTCGACTTCAAGGATGGGCAGCTCCTGATGTTCTTCAGCGTCAAGCCTGCGGAACCGATGCCCCTGAAGGGCAAGCTTACCTTCGGCGTCTACGATCCGACGATGTATGCCGCGATGGACTTTGCCAATGACGACGACATGACGGTCCTCGGCGACAAGTTCGACGCCTGCACGCACAAGGTCGTCCGGCCGGACCCGGACGAGGTTCTCGCGGAAAACCAGTCAACCCTCACCGATGCCTTCTGGAACGATCCGACGGGCACCGACATGTCCAAGCTCTTCGCCACGAGGATCGAAATCACATGCTGAATGGCAGGCTCGTGCGGCTCGCCCCGGCCGTCGCAATCCTGGTCCTCGCGGGACTGGGCTACGCCCACGCCCAGTCGCCGCTCGGCATCGGTACCGCAGAACCGGCATTCAACACGACCGGTCCCTTCGGCAGCTTCTTCGCCTGGGTCAACAGTGAGCAGCAGGGCTTCTATCGCATGCTGACGGGCGCGCTGAAGCAGATGCGCGACAATCCCTGGGCGGCCTCGACCCTCGTCGGACTGTCCTTCGCCTACGGCGTCCTCCACGCCGCCGGGCCCGGCCATGGCAAGGCGGTCATCTCGTCCTACATGCTGGCGAACGAGGTGGAACTGAAGCGCGGCGTCGTGCTGTCGTTCCTGTCCTCCATGCTCCAGGGCGCGGTCGCGATCCTGCTCGTCGGCGCGGCCTACCTCGTGCTGCGCGGAACCACGATCTCCATGACACGCGCCACCCATGCTCTGGAAGTCGCGAGC contains:
- a CDS encoding DUF1007 family protein — translated: MNHRTMLLAGLAWLAPVAALAHPHIFAEARLEIVAGEDGTISELRNVWRFDDMFSSSVILDFDKNSNAKLDPDELAEVGQTVLESLEEFNYYTSITEDGKDIKVAKPDVINVDFKDGQLLMFFSVKPAEPMPLKGKLTFGVYDPTMYAAMDFANDDDMTVLGDKFDACTHKVVRPDPDEVLAENQSTLTDAFWNDPTGTDMSKLFATRIEITC